A window of Thermus filiformis contains these coding sequences:
- a CDS encoding DUF2867 domain-containing protein — protein sequence MRVLVTGATGYVGGRLVPRLLERGHAVRVLVRDPARLEGRPWAGRVEVHRGSLEDPEALRRALEEVEAAYYLVHAMLSEKDFQKAEERQAEAFARAAREAGVGHVVYLGGLLPKGTKPSLHLASRARVGEVLRAHLPTTEFRAGPIVGSGSASFEMVRYLTERLPVMVAPRWVLNPVCPIAIRDVLAYLLLALEKGPQGVVEVGAEPLSFKAMMETYARLRGLKRVILPVPVLAPRLAALWVGLVTPIPNRLAVPLVEGILHPLVADTARARALFPEVDPIPYEKAVALALERLALGEVETRWSGALFGPGYLLEDREGMIREVRTLRVEAPPEAVFRVLASLGGDRGWLVWGWAWWLRGLLDRLLGGPGLRRGRRHPTELLPGEAVDFWRVEALDPPRLLRLRAEMRLPGEAWLEWRLLEEEGECRLVQTAYFAPRGLTGFLYWWLLYPFHRRIFSDLVGAIRREALGAGPHTAPPARP from the coding sequence GTGCGAGTACTGGTGACGGGGGCCACGGGGTACGTGGGGGGGAGGCTGGTCCCCCGGCTCTTGGAGCGGGGTCACGCGGTGCGGGTTCTGGTGCGGGACCCGGCCCGCCTCGAGGGCCGCCCCTGGGCGGGCCGGGTGGAGGTCCACCGGGGAAGCCTGGAGGACCCGGAGGCCCTCCGGCGGGCCCTGGAGGAGGTGGAGGCCGCCTACTACCTGGTCCACGCCATGCTCTCGGAGAAGGACTTCCAGAAGGCGGAGGAGCGCCAGGCGGAGGCCTTCGCCCGGGCGGCCCGGGAGGCAGGGGTCGGGCACGTGGTCTACCTGGGGGGCCTCCTGCCCAAGGGGACAAAACCTTCCCTCCACCTGGCGAGCCGGGCCCGGGTGGGGGAGGTCCTCCGGGCCCACCTCCCCACCACGGAGTTCCGGGCCGGGCCCATCGTGGGCTCGGGCTCGGCCAGCTTTGAGATGGTCCGCTACCTCACGGAAAGGCTCCCGGTCATGGTGGCCCCCCGCTGGGTGCTGAACCCCGTCTGTCCCATCGCCATTCGGGACGTCCTGGCCTACCTCCTCCTGGCCCTGGAGAAGGGGCCCCAGGGGGTGGTGGAGGTGGGGGCGGAGCCCCTCTCCTTCAAGGCCATGATGGAGACCTACGCCCGGCTGCGGGGGCTTAAGCGGGTCATCCTCCCCGTCCCCGTCCTGGCCCCCCGGCTCGCCGCCCTCTGGGTGGGCCTGGTCACCCCCATCCCCAACCGCCTAGCCGTCCCCCTGGTGGAGGGGATCCTCCACCCCCTGGTGGCGGACACCGCCCGCGCCCGGGCCCTCTTCCCCGAGGTGGACCCCATCCCCTACGAGAAGGCGGTGGCCCTGGCCCTGGAGCGGCTGGCCCTGGGGGAGGTGGAGACCCGCTGGTCGGGGGCGCTTTTCGGCCCTGGGTACCTCCTCGAGGACCGGGAAGGGATGATCCGGGAGGTGCGGACCCTCCGGGTGGAGGCCCCGCCGGAGGCGGTCTTCCGGGTCCTGGCCTCCCTGGGTGGGGACAGGGGCTGGCTGGTCTGGGGCTGGGCCTGGTGGCTCCGGGGGCTTCTGGACCGGCTCCTGGGCGGGCCCGGCCTCCGGCGGGGACGGCGCCACCCCACGGAGCTCCTCCCGGGGGAGGCGGTGGACTTCTGGCGGGTGGAGGCCCTAGACCCTCCCCGCCTCCTCCGGCTGCGGGCGGAGATGCGCCTTCCCGGCGAGGCCTGGCTGGAGTGGCGCCTCCTGGAGGAGGAGGGGGAGTGCCGCCTGGTCCAGACCGCCTACTTCGCCCCCCGGGGGCTTACCGGCTTCCTCTACTGGTGGCTCCTCTACCCCTTCCACCGCCGGATCTTCAGCGACCTGGTGGGGGCAATCCGCCGGGAGGCTTTGGGGGCCGGGCCACACACCGCCCCCCCCGCAAGGCCCTAG
- a CDS encoding DUF4397 domain-containing protein, whose translation MKKLLSLFLVLAGALALAQGAMVRVAHLSPDAPAVDVLVNGQRAITNLAFKEVTPYLGLPTGTVRVQVVPAGQMGPVVIDATLDLKEGVYYTVAATGFLSGIRPQVYTDGLAGFFPRAGYARIRVVHTSPDAPAVDVAVKGGPVLFGNLPFPRASGYLAVPEGTYDLEVRVAGTDTVALPLPGVRLEGGKVYTVFAVGSVKEGTLTVVAVVDATVLGGNR comes from the coding sequence ATGAAAAAGCTCCTGTCTCTCTTTTTGGTTTTAGCAGGCGCCCTGGCCCTGGCCCAGGGGGCGATGGTCCGGGTGGCCCACCTCTCGCCGGACGCCCCGGCGGTGGACGTGCTGGTGAACGGCCAGCGGGCGATCACCAACCTGGCCTTCAAGGAGGTCACCCCCTACCTGGGCCTGCCTACGGGCACGGTCCGGGTCCAGGTGGTGCCCGCGGGCCAGATGGGCCCCGTGGTCATAGACGCCACCTTGGACCTGAAGGAGGGGGTCTACTACACCGTGGCCGCCACGGGCTTCCTCTCTGGGATCCGGCCCCAGGTCTACACGGACGGGCTGGCGGGCTTCTTCCCCCGGGCGGGCTACGCCCGCATCCGGGTGGTCCACACCTCCCCCGACGCCCCGGCGGTGGACGTGGCCGTGAAGGGGGGCCCCGTCCTCTTCGGCAACCTGCCCTTCCCCCGAGCCTCGGGGTATTTGGCGGTGCCCGAGGGGACGTATGACCTCGAGGTCCGCGTGGCGGGGACGGACACCGTGGCCCTCCCCCTCCCTGGGGTGCGGCTGGAAGGGGGGAAGGTCTACACCGTCTTCGCCGTGGGGAGCGTCAAAGAAGGCACCCTCACCGTGGTGGCCGTGGTGGACGCCACCGTCCTGGGAGGGAACCGCTAG
- the ldrP gene encoding transcriptional regulator LdrP — protein sequence MRKYARKEVIYLAGDRGETLYRLESGLVRIVELLPDGRTLTLRHVLPGDYFGEEALEGKPYRYAAEALADSVVEGLDPRSMPHEALHQVARNLARQMRRVQAYEAHLQAGELRARIARYLLFLADTWASGRDERGLYVIVSHEEIADATASTRESVSKILSDLRREGLILTAYRRVYLLDLRALEEEAQGVLEAA from the coding sequence ATGAGGAAGTACGCGCGCAAGGAGGTCATCTACCTGGCGGGGGACCGGGGGGAGACCCTGTACCGCCTCGAGTCGGGGCTGGTGCGGATCGTGGAGCTCCTGCCCGACGGCCGCACCCTCACCCTGCGCCACGTTCTGCCCGGGGACTACTTCGGGGAGGAGGCCTTGGAGGGGAAGCCCTACCGCTACGCCGCCGAGGCCTTGGCCGACTCGGTGGTGGAGGGGCTGGACCCTAGGAGCATGCCCCACGAGGCCCTGCACCAGGTGGCCCGCAACCTGGCCCGCCAGATGCGCCGGGTCCAGGCCTACGAGGCCCACCTGCAGGCGGGGGAGCTTCGGGCCCGCATCGCCCGCTACCTCCTCTTCCTGGCCGACACCTGGGCCTCGGGCCGGGACGAGCGGGGCCTGTACGTGATTGTCTCCCACGAGGAGATCGCCGACGCCACCGCCTCCACCCGGGAGTCCGTGTCCAAGATCCTCTCCGACCTGAGGCGGGAGGGCCTGATCCTCACCGCCTACCGCCGGGTCTACCTCCTGGACCTGAGGGCCTTGGAGGAGGAGGCCCAGGGCGTTTTGGAGGCGGCCTGA
- the uvsE gene encoding UV DNA damage repair endonuclease UvsE — protein MLLRLGYPCENRTLGATTNRTLRLDRLVPERVLAKVEANLKDLERILRWNAEKGFRLFRIGQHLIPFASHPAFPYDWEKIHGEALARLGALARAFGQRLSMHPGQYVNPGSPSREVVARSLEELRYSARLLELLGAEDGVVVLHLGGVYGDRKRAAARFVEALRGEREILGRLALEPDERLWTLEAVLEVAECLGVPVVVDTLHHALNPGRLSLEEALRLSFATWRGRPKVHLASQDPAKRPGAHAFGVAQADWERLLLALPGPADVMVEAKGKELAALPLLAQIGAGSAQVGG, from the coding sequence ATGCTCCTACGCCTAGGCTACCCCTGCGAGAACCGGACCCTGGGGGCCACCACCAACCGCACCCTCCGCCTGGACCGCCTGGTGCCGGAAAGGGTCCTCGCCAAGGTGGAGGCGAACCTAAAGGACCTTGAGCGCATCCTCCGCTGGAACGCCGAAAAGGGCTTCCGCCTCTTCCGCATCGGACAGCACCTCATCCCCTTCGCCTCCCACCCCGCCTTCCCCTACGACTGGGAAAAGATACACGGGGAGGCCCTGGCCCGGCTTGGGGCCCTGGCCCGCGCCTTTGGGCAGCGCCTTTCCATGCACCCCGGGCAGTACGTCAACCCGGGAAGCCCAAGCCGGGAGGTGGTGGCCCGCTCCCTTGAGGAGCTTCGCTACTCCGCCCGGCTCCTGGAGCTCTTGGGGGCAGAGGACGGGGTGGTGGTCCTCCACCTGGGAGGGGTCTACGGCGACCGGAAGAGAGCGGCGGCCCGCTTCGTGGAGGCCCTCCGGGGGGAGAGGGAAATCCTAGGCCGCCTGGCCCTGGAGCCGGACGAAAGGCTTTGGACATTGGAGGCGGTTTTGGAGGTGGCGGAGTGCCTGGGGGTGCCGGTGGTGGTGGACACCCTCCACCACGCCCTGAACCCGGGAAGGCTTTCCCTGGAGGAGGCCCTGCGGCTTTCCTTCGCCACCTGGAGGGGCCGGCCCAAGGTCCACCTGGCAAGCCAAGACCCCGCCAAGCGCCCGGGGGCCCACGCCTTCGGCGTGGCGCAGGCCGATTGGGAACGGCTTCTCCTGGCCCTCCCCGGCCCGGCGGACGTGATGGTGGAGGCCAAGGGCAAGGAGCTTGCGGCCCTGCCCCTTTTGGCCCAGATCGGCGCAGGTTCAGCGCAGGTAGGTGGGTAG
- a CDS encoding complex I NDUFA9 subunit family protein, producing the protein MRVLVVGGTGFVGRHLVARLLEGGHTPLVLSRKAGELPKGAVHLPGDITREVPELKGVEAAIYLAGIIRERGQTFRAVHVEGVRNLLEGMRRAGVGRLLHMSALGARRGTGSRYFETKAQGEELVQGSGLDWTIFRPSLIFGPGDEFFGKILKGLVLAPLPFVPLIGDGGFPFRPVYVGDVAQAFAGALERGLLGRFDLVGPKEYTFRELLLLTMEVLGRRKPFLPIPLALMDLLVPLLSPLPFAPITRDQYLMLKEGNTAPFPEALRPLLPEPRSLEEVLPTYLR; encoded by the coding sequence GTGCGGGTCTTGGTTGTGGGCGGAACCGGTTTCGTGGGGCGGCACCTGGTGGCCCGCCTCCTGGAAGGGGGGCACACCCCCTTGGTCCTCTCCCGCAAGGCGGGGGAGCTGCCCAAGGGGGCGGTCCACCTCCCGGGGGACATCACCCGGGAGGTGCCGGAGCTGAAGGGGGTGGAGGCTGCCATCTACCTGGCGGGGATCATCCGGGAGCGGGGGCAGACCTTCCGGGCGGTGCACGTGGAGGGGGTGCGGAACCTCCTCGAGGGGATGCGGAGGGCGGGGGTGGGCCGCCTCCTCCACATGTCCGCCCTGGGGGCCAGGCGGGGGACGGGGAGCCGCTACTTTGAGACCAAGGCCCAAGGGGAGGAGCTGGTCCAGGGAAGCGGCCTGGACTGGACCATCTTCCGCCCCAGCCTCATCTTCGGCCCGGGGGACGAGTTCTTCGGCAAGATCCTGAAGGGTTTGGTCCTCGCCCCCCTCCCCTTCGTCCCCCTGATCGGGGACGGCGGCTTTCCCTTCCGGCCCGTCTACGTGGGGGACGTGGCCCAGGCCTTCGCGGGGGCCCTGGAAAGGGGCCTTTTGGGCCGCTTTGACCTGGTGGGGCCCAAGGAGTACACCTTCCGCGAGCTCCTCCTCCTCACCATGGAGGTCCTGGGCCGGAGGAAGCCTTTTCTCCCCATCCCCCTCGCCCTCATGGACCTCCTCGTCCCCCTCCTCTCCCCCCTGCCCTTCGCCCCCATCACCCGGGACCAGTACCTGATGCTCAAGGAGGGGAACACCGCCCCCTTCCCCGAGGCCCTAAGGCCCCTCCTCCCCGAGCCCAGGTCCTTGGAGGAGGTCCTACCCACCTACCTGCGCTGA
- a CDS encoding YceI family protein has product MREGIRKMVHLVFLTLVLLGAALAQTPYGVEGVARYRGFYPLGSWEGKNPTPRGQVVWDGERASGEVCLEQKAWDSGNRERDEKSWKILGYPDFPRACLYPQRAYAQGDRFVVEGELAMAGKRLPVRLEGRLEPTPEGFRFVGGFTTRFSDWGLERPRFLFLEVADRVEVFLEALLRRR; this is encoded by the coding sequence ATGAGGGAAGGCATTCGGAAGATGGTGCACCTGGTCTTCCTGACCCTAGTCCTCCTGGGGGCCGCCCTGGCCCAGACCCCCTACGGGGTGGAGGGGGTGGCCCGCTACCGGGGCTTTTACCCCTTGGGCAGCTGGGAGGGGAAGAACCCCACCCCCCGGGGCCAGGTGGTCTGGGACGGGGAGCGGGCCTCCGGGGAGGTCTGCCTGGAGCAGAAGGCCTGGGACTCGGGGAACCGGGAGCGGGACGAGAAGTCCTGGAAGATCCTCGGCTACCCTGACTTCCCCCGGGCCTGCCTCTACCCCCAAAGGGCCTACGCCCAGGGGGACCGGTTCGTGGTGGAGGGGGAGCTGGCGATGGCGGGAAAGCGGCTTCCGGTCCGCCTCGAGGGCCGCCTGGAGCCCACCCCCGAGGGCTTCCGCTTCGTGGGCGGCTTCACCACCCGCTTCTCCGACTGGGGCCTGGAGCGGCCCCGCTTCCTCTTCCTGGAGGTGGCGGACCGGGTGGAGGTTTTCCTCGAGGCCCTTCTCCGGAGGCGCTAA
- the carH gene encoding HTH-type transcriptional repressor CarH: MAQDGYTIAEVEAMTGLSAEVLRQWERRYGFPRPRRTPGGHRVYSREDIEALRAIRRQLEEGATPSLAIRRHLAQKASPEDLAPTLRQALLEGDLPQAEALFRRGVRLLGPEGAVRELLLPVLREVGEAWHQGEVSVAQEHLASTFLRARLQELLDLTGHPYGPPILVTTPPGERHELGAMMAAHALRLRGLPALYLGPDTPLADLKDLAARLGARGVVLSALLPDPLRALPDGALKGLAPRVVLGGAGADPQEARRLGAVYLKDFSELAELWEREEV; encoded by the coding sequence GTGGCCCAGGACGGGTACACCATCGCCGAGGTGGAGGCCATGACCGGCCTCTCCGCCGAGGTCCTCCGCCAGTGGGAGCGCCGCTACGGCTTTCCCCGGCCCCGGCGCACCCCGGGGGGGCACCGGGTCTACTCCCGGGAGGACATCGAGGCCCTGCGGGCCATCCGCCGCCAGCTGGAGGAGGGGGCCACCCCCAGCCTCGCCATCCGCCGCCACCTGGCCCAGAAGGCCTCCCCGGAGGACCTCGCCCCCACCCTCCGGCAGGCCCTTTTGGAGGGGGACCTTCCCCAGGCCGAGGCCCTCTTCCGCCGGGGGGTGCGGCTTCTGGGCCCCGAGGGGGCGGTGCGGGAGCTCCTCCTGCCGGTCCTCAGAGAGGTGGGGGAGGCCTGGCACCAGGGGGAGGTGAGCGTGGCCCAGGAGCACCTGGCCTCCACCTTCCTGCGGGCGCGCCTCCAGGAGCTTCTGGACCTCACGGGCCACCCCTATGGCCCCCCCATCCTGGTCACCACCCCGCCGGGGGAGCGGCACGAGCTCGGGGCGATGATGGCCGCCCATGCCCTCCGCCTCAGGGGGCTTCCCGCCCTCTACCTGGGCCCCGACACCCCCCTGGCCGACCTGAAGGACCTGGCGGCCCGCCTGGGGGCGCGGGGGGTGGTCCTCTCCGCCCTCCTTCCCGACCCCTTAAGGGCCCTGCCCGACGGGGCGCTGAAGGGCCTCGCCCCCCGGGTGGTCCTGGGGGGGGCGGGGGCGGACCCCCAGGAGGCCCGGCGCCTGGGGGCGGTTTATCTGAAGGATTTTTCAGAGCTCGCCGAGCTCTGGGAAAGGGAGGAAGTATGA
- a CDS encoding class I SAM-dependent methyltransferase, giving the protein MDLRAFRERPHLRLVNALPPVAWLYDLWRRRAPCILGGLSLEEELARLLAWLGPTGGPFLDVGTGTGLYREALGERAVGLDPSLAFLRVAQRRRPGAYLLGHGEALPFRKGSLSGVAIGPTWNEFLDPSQAAREARRVLRPGGRLFGMLLLGPGPGLGLWRPREEEAKRVLEEAGFRVRLEVRGRLGLLEAEAL; this is encoded by the coding sequence TTGGACCTCAGGGCCTTCCGGGAAAGGCCCCACCTGCGCCTTGTGAACGCCCTTCCCCCCGTGGCCTGGCTCTACGACCTCTGGCGGCGAAGGGCCCCATGTATCCTGGGGGGGCTTTCCCTGGAGGAGGAGCTTGCGCGCCTTTTGGCCTGGCTTGGGCCCACGGGCGGCCCCTTCCTGGACGTGGGCACGGGGACCGGCCTCTACCGGGAGGCCCTGGGGGAAAGGGCGGTGGGGCTGGACCCCTCCTTGGCCTTCCTCCGGGTGGCCCAAAGGAGGCGGCCCGGGGCCTACCTCCTGGGGCACGGGGAGGCCCTCCCCTTCCGGAAGGGAAGCCTGAGCGGGGTGGCCATCGGCCCCACCTGGAACGAGTTCCTGGACCCCTCCCAAGCCGCCCGGGAGGCGCGGAGGGTGCTGAGGCCGGGGGGGAGGCTTTTCGGGATGCTTCTCCTGGGGCCGGGGCCCGGCCTCGGCCTCTGGCGGCCCCGGGAGGAGGAGGCGAAGAGGGTCCTGGAGGAGGCGGGCTTCCGGGTGAGGCTAGAGGTCCGGGGAAGGCTGGGCCTCCTGGAGGCCGAGGCCCTCTAG
- a CDS encoding phytoene/squalene synthase family protein has protein sequence MEPDWNALAGLVRRYSATFYLGSLLFPKEARKGAWAVYAACRVGDEAVDGEAGGREALEAWWRGVERAYGGRPRAEWEKGLAWALERWPIPLEAFRDMREGFLTDLGPVRFRKEEELLLYCYRVAGTVGRMILPIAGGTQEVEKQAVRLGQAMQLTNILRDVGEDLARGRLYLPLDLLWRYGVREEDLLRGQVGPEYRALMAHLEALARSLYREGLSGLKGLRVGRGAIALAALQYQGILDKLRLSGYDNLGRRAHLKPWERLKLLPRAFLLGWRG, from the coding sequence ATGGAACCCGATTGGAACGCCTTGGCCGGTCTGGTGCGGCGGTATTCCGCCACCTTCTATCTGGGAAGCCTCCTCTTCCCCAAGGAGGCCCGCAAGGGGGCCTGGGCGGTCTACGCCGCCTGCCGGGTGGGGGACGAGGCGGTGGACGGGGAGGCCGGGGGGCGGGAGGCCCTGGAGGCCTGGTGGAGGGGGGTGGAGCGGGCCTACGGGGGGAGGCCCCGGGCGGAGTGGGAGAAGGGCCTGGCCTGGGCCCTGGAGCGCTGGCCCATCCCCCTCGAGGCCTTCCGGGACATGCGGGAGGGCTTCCTCACCGACCTGGGCCCCGTGCGCTTCCGGAAGGAGGAGGAGCTCCTCCTCTACTGCTACCGGGTGGCGGGGACGGTGGGGCGGATGATCCTCCCCATCGCCGGGGGGACCCAGGAGGTGGAAAAGCAGGCGGTGCGCCTAGGGCAGGCCATGCAGCTCACCAACATCCTCCGGGACGTGGGGGAGGACCTGGCGCGGGGCCGGCTCTACCTGCCCTTGGACCTCCTTTGGCGGTACGGGGTGCGGGAGGAGGACCTCCTACGGGGCCAGGTCGGCCCGGAGTACCGGGCCCTCATGGCCCACCTCGAGGCCCTGGCCCGAAGCCTCTACCGGGAGGGGCTTTCGGGGCTTAAGGGGCTTCGGGTGGGCCGGGGGGCGATCGCCCTGGCCGCCCTCCAGTACCAGGGCATCCTGGACAAACTCCGGCTTTCCGGGTACGACAACCTGGGGAGGCGGGCCCACCTGAAGCCCTGGGAGCGGCTTAAGCTCCTTCCCCGGGCCTTCCTCCTGGGCTGGAGGGGGTAG
- a CDS encoding flavin reductase family protein — protein MRYTSLFYPMHLALLAVGENFFPMAWWTPVSKSPFRFLLAVDRQNYSLGLLRELGEAALCFLPWEERAWVVRAGYLTGRKGSKAARLGVELRPACKLERTRVPAKALAVFELKTQEWPTDGDHALFLGEVIHAEGSPEARRRPILFLGLRNFATIGETWRFGR, from the coding sequence GTGAGGTATACGAGCCTCTTCTACCCCATGCACCTGGCCCTCCTGGCCGTGGGGGAGAACTTCTTCCCCATGGCCTGGTGGACCCCGGTCTCCAAGAGCCCCTTCCGCTTCCTCCTGGCGGTGGACCGGCAAAACTACAGCCTGGGGCTCCTCCGGGAGCTGGGGGAGGCTGCCCTCTGCTTCCTCCCCTGGGAGGAGCGGGCCTGGGTGGTGCGGGCGGGCTACCTGACGGGGCGGAAGGGCTCCAAGGCCGCCCGGCTCGGGGTGGAGCTCCGCCCGGCCTGCAAGCTAGAGCGCACCCGGGTTCCGGCCAAGGCCCTGGCCGTCTTTGAGCTGAAAACGCAGGAATGGCCCACGGACGGGGACCACGCCCTCTTCCTAGGAGAGGTGATCCACGCGGAGGGAAGCCCCGAGGCCCGGAGGCGGCCCATCCTCTTCCTGGGCCTGAGGAACTTCGCCACCATAGGGGAGACGTGGAGGTTCGGAAGATGA
- a CDS encoding phytoene desaturase family protein — MRAVVVGAGIGGLVAARVLQRAGLEVVVLEAQAYPGGLSALFPHRGHRFEAGATLLTGLAPGAPLDLALRAAGVSLPLEPLPPGFPLLEVLLPEGPLLRPVGRREEREAQRAFFGPGVLPFWDWQEDRARRLLALAPHLPWPPEPGELPRLLALLPKLLPLLPDLLLKAAHRAPKDPRFLRFLEAQLLISAQAGPEATYALYAALALDLPHLGAALPGGVGRLAQALAEGLEVRYGVRALRLLHKGGRAWGVEVARGRERGVVEGEVFLLNVPPEPLLGRSERVPRDAWGAFVLYGVLPFSVGPPYYRQNARERPFAFLSLRPEGPMTLFTLSLHTPLAPWEGLSQEAYRAQKARWQALALRLGEALLPGLAQASPLFAATPRTYRRYVGRAWVGGHPATHPFRFPRVRLLANVFRVGEGVFPGQGVPAAALSGLRAARLVLEGLGLQEAQPSPDL; from the coding sequence GTGCGGGCGGTGGTGGTGGGCGCAGGCATCGGCGGCCTGGTGGCGGCAAGGGTCCTCCAGCGGGCGGGCCTGGAGGTGGTGGTCCTGGAGGCCCAGGCCTACCCTGGGGGGCTTTCCGCCCTCTTCCCCCACCGGGGGCACCGCTTTGAGGCCGGGGCCACCCTCCTCACCGGCCTGGCCCCGGGGGCCCCCCTGGACCTGGCCCTCCGGGCGGCGGGGGTCTCCCTCCCCCTGGAGCCCCTCCCCCCGGGCTTCCCCCTCCTGGAGGTCCTCCTGCCCGAGGGCCCCCTCCTCCGGCCCGTGGGCCGGCGGGAGGAGCGGGAGGCCCAGCGGGCCTTCTTCGGCCCTGGGGTCCTCCCCTTTTGGGACTGGCAGGAGGACCGGGCCCGGCGGCTTCTGGCCCTCGCCCCCCACCTCCCCTGGCCCCCGGAGCCCGGGGAGCTTCCCCGCCTCCTCGCCCTCCTCCCAAAGCTCCTTCCCCTCCTGCCCGACCTCCTCCTCAAGGCAGCCCACCGGGCCCCCAAAGACCCCCGCTTCCTGCGCTTCCTCGAGGCCCAGCTCCTCATCAGCGCCCAGGCGGGGCCGGAGGCCACCTACGCCCTCTACGCCGCCTTGGCCCTGGACCTCCCCCACCTGGGGGCGGCCCTCCCCGGGGGGGTGGGCCGGCTGGCCCAGGCCCTGGCCGAGGGGCTGGAGGTGCGCTACGGGGTCCGGGCCCTGCGCCTCCTCCACAAGGGGGGCAGGGCCTGGGGGGTGGAGGTGGCCCGGGGGCGGGAGCGGGGGGTGGTGGAGGGGGAGGTCTTCCTCCTAAACGTTCCCCCGGAGCCCCTCCTGGGCCGCTCTGAGCGCGTTCCCCGGGACGCCTGGGGGGCTTTCGTCCTCTACGGGGTCCTGCCCTTTTCCGTAGGCCCCCCCTACTACCGCCAAAACGCCCGGGAGCGCCCCTTCGCCTTCCTCTCCCTCCGCCCGGAGGGGCCGATGACCCTCTTCACCCTCTCCCTCCACACCCCCCTCGCCCCCTGGGAAGGGCTTTCCCAGGAGGCGTACCGGGCCCAGAAGGCCCGCTGGCAGGCCCTGGCCCTCCGCCTGGGGGAGGCCCTCCTCCCCGGCCTCGCCCAGGCCAGCCCCCTCTTCGCCGCCACCCCCAGGACCTACCGGCGCTATGTGGGCCGGGCCTGGGTGGGGGGGCACCCGGCCACCCACCCCTTCCGCTTCCCCCGGGTGCGCCTCCTGGCCAACGTCTTCCGGGTGGGGGAGGGGGTCTTCCCGGGCCAGGGGGTCCCGGCGGCGGCCCTTTCCGGCCTGAGGGCGGCCCGGCTGGTCCTAGAGGGCCTCGGCCTCCAGGAGGCCCAGCCTTCCCCGGACCTCTAG
- a CDS encoding SDR family NAD(P)-dependent oxidoreductase, translated as MRALILGATGGLGQALARALKGQGELLLGGRRPEALRDLAQEVGGRPLPGDLSDELEAKALLEEAGPVDLLFHAVGMAGRAPVREAGRDLLEGMLSAHFLTAAHVLKHARFNQGGRAVFFGAYPAYVRVPGFGAYAAAKAALEAYLEVARKELRKEGVRLVLVRLPAVATPLWAPLGGPPRGALAPEEAARKVLEAALGEAEEVAL; from the coding sequence ATGCGCGCCCTCATCCTGGGAGCCACAGGCGGGCTGGGCCAGGCCCTGGCCCGGGCCCTAAAGGGACAAGGCGAACTCCTCCTGGGGGGAAGGAGGCCGGAGGCCCTCCGCGACCTGGCCCAGGAGGTGGGGGGAAGGCCCCTTCCGGGTGACCTTTCGGACGAGCTGGAGGCGAAGGCCCTCCTGGAGGAGGCAGGCCCCGTGGACCTCCTCTTCCACGCGGTGGGCATGGCGGGGCGGGCCCCGGTGCGGGAGGCGGGGCGGGACCTTTTGGAGGGGATGCTTTCCGCCCACTTCCTCACCGCGGCCCACGTCCTGAAGCACGCCCGCTTCAACCAGGGGGGGCGGGCCGTCTTCTTCGGGGCCTACCCGGCCTATGTGCGGGTGCCGGGCTTCGGGGCCTACGCCGCCGCCAAGGCCGCCCTCGAGGCCTACCTGGAGGTGGCCCGGAAGGAGCTCCGCAAGGAGGGGGTGCGCCTGGTCCTGGTGCGCCTCCCCGCGGTGGCCACCCCCCTTTGGGCCCCCCTGGGCGGGCCGCCCCGGGGCGCCCTGGCCCCGGAGGAGGCGGCCCGGAAGGTGCTGGAGGCGGCCCTGGGCGAGGCGGAGGAGGTCGCCTTGTGA